One segment of Echeneis naucrates chromosome 15, fEcheNa1.1, whole genome shotgun sequence DNA contains the following:
- the nkx3.3 gene encoding NK3 homeobox 3 produces the protein MTLTFSSFSIKNILTGRDGSSPETVCAPKRNTCTTQDCTRVPVISLNVEENRLQPQRLDSDLSVSVGKLRSDTCSEKATEETEPGKDAEQHSRCVERDKTQKVEEGEIEDGCPDSGETVSCSSDEQQSRPGTKKRSRAAFSHAQVHELERRFNAQRYLSGPERADLAGALKLTETQVKIWFQNRRYKTKRRQMAACSSPGKVAVKVLVRDSQTQYHHPENGLHIPVTVPLYQAYQYHHHHHPHLYYCCQPCSINSIPCGGLL, from the exons ATGACATTAACTTTTTCGTCCTTCTCCATCAAAAACATCCTCACCGGACGTGATGGCAGTAGTCCGGAGACGGTCTGCGCACCGAAGCGAAACACCTGCACCACCCAAGATTGCACCAGAGTTCCTGTAATATCACTCAATGTGGAGGAGAACCGCCTCCAGCCGCAAAGACTTGATTCAGACCTAAGTGTGTCTGTTGGAAAGCTCCGGTCTGATACCTGCAGCGAGAAGGCCACAGAGGAAACTGAGCCCGGAAAAG ACGCGGAGCAGCATTCACGGTGTGTGGAGCGGGATAAAACACAGAAGGTGGAGGAAGGGGAGATTGAGGATGGATGTCCTGACAGCGGGGAGACGGTCAGCTGTTCATCCGATGAGCAGCAGTCCAGGCCCGGCACCAAGAAGCGCTCCAGAGCGGCCTTCTCCCACGCGCAGGTCCACGAGCTGGAACGCCGCTTCAACGCGCAGCGGTACCTGTCGGGCCCCGAGAGGGCCGACCTGGCCGGAGCCCTGAAACTGACAGAGACCCAGGTCaagatctggttccagaaccggAGATATAAGACTAAACGCCGACAGATGGCGGCGTGCAGCTCGCCGGGGAAAGTGGCAGTCAAAGTGCTGGTGAGGGACAGCCAAACGCAGTACCACCACCCGGAGAACGGGCTGCACATCCCGGTGACTGTGCCGCTGTACCAGGCCTACCagtaccaccaccaccaccacccccacctgTACTACTGCTGCCAGCCCTGCAGCATCAACAGCATTCCCTGTGGAGGGCTGCTCTGA